One stretch of Catellicoccus marimammalium M35/04/3 DNA includes these proteins:
- a CDS encoding QueT transporter family protein yields MKIKTKELTKMALIAGIYVVLSLFTAPLCFGAIQIRLAEMLNLLVAVNKRYIIAVTLGCMITNCFSPLGIVDVVIGGGSTFVALFIGYHLSKNKPSLLTRMLIIGACVTLGTIAVAAELYYISHLPFWMTYGTVAAGEVLSLVLGGVILLLLKKTNHLKLLA; encoded by the coding sequence ATGAAAATCAAAACAAAAGAATTAACAAAAATGGCACTAATTGCCGGAATTTATGTCGTACTGTCTTTATTTACTGCACCTTTATGCTTTGGAGCGATTCAAATTCGTTTAGCAGAAATGTTAAACTTATTAGTTGCAGTGAATAAGCGTTATATTATTGCAGTAACTTTAGGTTGTATGATTACAAATTGCTTTTCTCCACTGGGAATTGTCGATGTAGTCATTGGTGGAGGATCAACTTTTGTTGCTCTTTTTATTGGTTATCATTTGTCTAAAAATAAACCTTCACTACTTACACGTATGTTAATTATTGGAGCATGTGTAACATTAGGTACTATTGCAGTGGCAGCAGAACTATATTACATTTCTCATCTACCATTTTGGATGACTTATGGTACTGTAGCTGCAGGAGAAGTTTTATCTTTAGTATTAGGTGGAGTAATTTTATTACTTTTGAAAAAAACCAATCATTTAAAATTATTAGCGTAA
- the der gene encoding ribosome biogenesis GTPase Der, with amino-acid sequence MTKPTIAIVGRPNVGKSTLFNRIAGDRISIVEDEPGVTRDRIYATGEWLGHEFSIIDTGGIDLGDEPFMSQIKEQAQIAMDEADVILFVTSGREHVTDADEAVAHMLYRSNKPVILVVNKVDNPEMRNDIYDFYALGLGDPYPVSGAHGVGMGDVLDKAIQYFPEEKEEEEEGVIKFSLIGRPNVGKSSLINAILGEDRVIVSNIAGTTRDAIDTSFVDEEGQKFVMIDTAGMRKRGKVYENTEKYSVMRSMKAIDRSDVVLMVLNAEEGIREYDKRIAGFAHEAGKGMIIVVNKWDAIEKDNHTMKEFEEDIRKEFQYLSYAPIIFVSAKTKQRLNQLPALIEKVSMNQNLRVPSALLNDVIMDAIAINPTPTDKGRRLKIFYCTQVAVKPPTFIVFVNDEELMHFSYTRFLENQIRAAFDFEGTPIRVIPRRRT; translated from the coding sequence ATGACAAAACCAACGATTGCCATTGTCGGTCGTCCAAATGTTGGAAAATCAACTTTATTTAATCGTATCGCTGGAGATCGTATTTCTATTGTAGAAGACGAACCTGGTGTAACACGTGACCGTATCTATGCGACTGGAGAATGGCTAGGACATGAATTTAGTATTATTGATACTGGGGGGATTGATCTTGGTGATGAACCATTCATGTCACAAATTAAAGAACAAGCACAAATCGCGATGGATGAAGCAGATGTCATTTTGTTTGTAACAAGTGGTCGTGAACATGTTACAGACGCAGACGAAGCTGTCGCTCATATGCTTTACCGTTCAAATAAACCAGTAATTTTAGTCGTAAACAAAGTAGATAACCCAGAAATGAGAAACGATATCTATGATTTCTATGCACTAGGATTGGGAGATCCATATCCAGTTTCTGGTGCTCATGGTGTCGGAATGGGGGATGTTTTAGATAAAGCGATTCAATACTTCCCAGAAGAAAAAGAAGAGGAAGAAGAAGGCGTAATTAAATTTAGTTTAATTGGTCGCCCAAATGTTGGGAAATCATCCTTAATCAACGCCATTTTAGGAGAAGATCGTGTAATTGTCTCTAATATTGCAGGAACAACTCGTGATGCGATTGATACTTCTTTTGTAGATGAAGAAGGACAAAAATTTGTCATGATTGATACTGCTGGAATGCGTAAACGTGGGAAAGTATATGAAAATACAGAAAAATATAGCGTAATGCGTTCGATGAAAGCCATTGACCGTAGTGATGTTGTCCTAATGGTTTTAAATGCAGAAGAAGGAATTCGTGAATATGACAAACGAATTGCTGGATTTGCACATGAAGCAGGGAAAGGCATGATTATTGTTGTCAATAAATGGGATGCCATTGAGAAAGATAATCATACAATGAAAGAATTTGAGGAAGATATTCGTAAAGAATTCCAATACTTAAGCTATGCGCCTATCATTTTTGTTTCTGCTAAAACGAAACAGCGTTTAAATCAATTACCAGCATTAATTGAAAAAGTAAGTATGAATCAAAATCTTCGCGTTCCATCTGCCTTATTAAATGATGTAATTATGGATGCGATTGCGATTAATCCAACTCCAACCGATAAAGGACGCCGCTTGAAGATTTTCTATTGCACACAAGTAGCAGTAAAACCACCAACTTTTATTGTCTTTGTAAATGATGAAGAGCTAATGCACTTCTCTTATACACGTTTCTTAGAAAATCAAATCCGAGCAGCGTTTGACTTTGAAGGAACACCAATTCGAGTGATTCCACGTCGTCGCACATAG
- a CDS encoding S24 family peptidase: MISPEQNIVRYLQVVSNGVKDGEYFALIAKEDSMHATIKHGSEVLIRRQPVVENGDIVEVCIDGEITLKRFKQSGEQIMLIPDNHSYDCILF, encoded by the coding sequence CTGATTTCTCCTGAGCAAAATATAGTAAGATATTTACAAGTTGTTTCTAATGGTGTTAAAGATGGCGAATATTTCGCATTAATAGCTAAAGAAGATAGCATGCATGCTACTATCAAACATGGAAGTGAAGTACTAATTCGCCGTCAACCTGTAGTAGAAAATGGAGATATTGTTGAGGTCTGCATCGATGGAGAGATTACGCTTAAAAGATTTAAACAATCAGGAGAACAAATTATGTTAATTCCTGATAATCATTCTTATGACTGCATTCTATTTTAA
- a CDS encoding DUF805 domain-containing protein has protein sequence MIQRKIRIALQDYFSHYFIFSGYATRENYWWAMGTIYILTIIFGILSSFVRFPWLMVIWLLMNIFPLITLQFRRLRDVGFNNVGLITLAILYLASLGIFLITNSSFFAFVLQIIVLAFVLLPILKKDELAIQRVNSPFAPFMRTKTSS, from the coding sequence ATGATACAACGCAAAATTAGAATCGCTTTACAAGATTATTTTTCACATTATTTTATTTTTTCTGGTTATGCGACAAGAGAAAATTATTGGTGGGCAATGGGAACGATTTATATTCTTACTATTATTTTTGGAATCTTATCTAGTTTCGTTCGCTTTCCATGGTTAATGGTGATTTGGTTATTAATGAATATTTTCCCATTAATCACTTTACAATTTCGTCGTTTACGTGATGTAGGATTTAATAATGTGGGATTGATTACTTTAGCTATTCTTTATCTTGCTAGTTTAGGTATCTTTTTAATAACAAATTCATCTTTCTTTGCTTTTGTTTTACAAATCATAGTTTTAGCTTTTGTTTTACTCCCTATTTTGAAAAAAGATGAATTGGCTATTCAACGAGTAAATAGCCCTTTCGCCCCTTTCATGCGTACAAAAACAAGCAGTTAA
- a CDS encoding endonuclease/exonuclease/phosphatase family protein translates to MKLLTLNTHSWLEADALEKMDEIAQMIASQSFDVIALQEVNQSVNAPIVHSPFHFSPNSQGHPIRQDNFALQLVQKLESDYHCTYYWTYAYNHIAYDRYEEGVVLLSKTPFQNVMVYPLSKITDPNDYHTRVLVGAEIKIQNQIFDFYSLHASWWVSPEGFSCFPYEVEKLKEVQQNSSHPVFLMGDFNNPSHIQGEGYSALQKDWWDSYSLAKETCGKYTVMNNIAGWDDNQGGLRIDFIMMSQKFPISLAKVYFDGKNGKIVSDHFGYGVDLLLTNMDKRKDAKL, encoded by the coding sequence ATGAAGCTTTTAACATTAAATACACATAGCTGGTTAGAAGCGGATGCCTTAGAAAAAATGGATGAAATCGCTCAAATGATTGCTAGTCAATCTTTTGATGTGATTGCATTGCAAGAAGTGAATCAAAGCGTGAATGCACCGATTGTGCATTCACCTTTTCATTTTTCTCCTAATTCTCAAGGTCATCCAATTCGACAAGATAATTTTGCATTACAATTAGTTCAAAAATTAGAGTCCGATTATCATTGTACCTATTATTGGACGTATGCTTATAATCATATTGCTTATGATCGCTATGAAGAAGGAGTTGTCTTACTATCTAAAACTCCTTTCCAAAATGTGATGGTTTATCCATTATCAAAAATCACAGATCCAAATGACTATCATACTCGTGTTCTTGTTGGTGCAGAAATTAAAATTCAAAATCAGATTTTTGATTTTTATAGTTTACACGCCTCTTGGTGGGTATCTCCCGAAGGTTTCTCTTGCTTCCCTTATGAAGTAGAAAAACTAAAGGAAGTCCAACAAAATAGTTCTCATCCTGTATTCTTAATGGGCGATTTTAACAACCCTTCTCATATCCAAGGTGAAGGATATTCTGCTTTACAAAAAGATTGGTGGGATAGTTATTCTTTAGCTAAGGAAACTTGTGGCAAATATACAGTAATGAATAATATTGCTGGTTGGGATGATAATCAAGGAGGACTACGTATTGACTTCATTATGATGAGTCAAAAGTTCCCTATTTCTCTAGCAAAAGTTTATTTTGATGGGAAAAATGGAAAAATTGTATCAGATCACTTTGGCTATGGTGTAGATTTATTGTTAACAAATATGGACAAAAGAAAGGATGCTAAATTATGA
- the pgmB gene encoding beta-phosphoglucomutase, whose product MVKAVLFDLDGVITDTAKYHYRAWKKLAEQLGISFDRAFNENLKGVSRKDSLDLILKHGNKENQYTSEEKEDLMEEKNTIYLEMIEQLTPKAILPGIHSLLEDLKEKGIKIGLASASKNGPMILEKLEIATYFDTIANPAEVKRGKPFPDLYLTAAKQLNIEPQECVGIEDAKSGVEAILAANMVAIGVGDKDTLQGAQYVVENTEQLNTELILSVWSKVYES is encoded by the coding sequence ATGGTAAAGGCCGTTTTATTTGATTTAGATGGTGTAATTACGGATACTGCAAAATATCACTATCGCGCATGGAAAAAATTAGCAGAACAATTGGGAATTTCCTTTGATCGTGCATTTAATGAAAATCTAAAAGGAGTAAGTAGAAAAGACTCATTAGATTTAATTTTGAAACATGGAAATAAAGAAAATCAATATACATCAGAAGAAAAAGAAGATTTAATGGAAGAAAAAAATACCATTTATTTAGAGATGATTGAACAACTTACGCCAAAAGCGATTTTGCCAGGAATCCATTCATTATTAGAAGATTTAAAAGAAAAAGGAATAAAAATTGGGTTAGCTTCTGCTAGCAAAAATGGGCCAATGATCTTAGAAAAATTAGAGATTGCTACTTACTTTGATACGATTGCAAATCCTGCAGAAGTGAAACGTGGAAAGCCGTTTCCAGATTTATATTTAACTGCAGCGAAACAATTAAATATTGAGCCACAAGAGTGTGTTGGCATTGAAGATGCAAAATCAGGGGTCGAAGCGATTTTAGCTGCAAATATGGTGGCAATTGGAGTAGGAGATAAGGATACATTACAAGGTGCACAATATGTTGTAGAAAATACAGAGCAATTAAATACAGAGTTAATTCTTTCTGTTTGGAGTAAAGTGTATGAGTCATAA
- a CDS encoding aldose 1-epimerase, which translates to MSHNISLKQQDHRIIIENEYLTLVTHPKSARIEKLYVVDKKGKKENVVLNYDDEVHWIADEFCFGATVGPVAGRIANGEYRNYQLEKNDGKNTLHSGSFGYHKQKFLLEKMDCTDRYAFVTYKADTSIYLGLPQVETMVTYYVNNNQLSIIFHGQPLETTIWNPTNHTYFNLSGKGKNIHSHILQLNARGQVELNEEKIPTGKVLPLDPIFTKSSFAEILNQYPTGLDDCFLLNKESSVPSLILFEKESGRKLEITTNREAVVLFTGTGMTSNHLVNGVPLQSEQGLAIECQEVPDAHHNLLSNIEYSKEESLYKWTNYQFSI; encoded by the coding sequence ATGAGTCATAATATTTCTTTAAAGCAACAAGATCATCGAATTATTATTGAAAATGAATATTTAACCTTAGTTACGCATCCTAAATCTGCTCGAATTGAAAAATTATATGTTGTAGATAAAAAAGGAAAAAAAGAAAACGTAGTTCTTAACTATGATGATGAAGTTCATTGGATTGCAGATGAATTTTGTTTTGGAGCAACGGTTGGACCAGTAGCTGGAAGAATTGCTAATGGCGAGTATCGCAATTATCAACTAGAAAAAAACGATGGAAAAAATACACTTCACAGTGGATCTTTTGGATATCACAAGCAAAAGTTTTTATTAGAAAAAATGGATTGTACAGATCGTTATGCTTTTGTGACTTATAAGGCAGATACTTCTATTTATTTAGGGCTACCTCAAGTGGAAACAATGGTCACTTATTATGTAAATAATAACCAATTATCGATTATTTTTCATGGACAGCCTTTGGAAACTACAATTTGGAATCCAACAAATCATACCTATTTTAATTTAAGTGGTAAAGGAAAAAATATTCATTCTCATATTTTACAATTAAATGCTAGAGGACAAGTAGAATTAAATGAAGAAAAAATCCCAACAGGAAAAGTTTTACCTTTGGATCCAATTTTTACAAAATCTAGTTTTGCAGAGATTCTAAATCAATATCCAACGGGATTAGATGATTGCTTCCTATTAAATAAAGAGTCTTCTGTTCCTTCATTGATCTTATTTGAAAAAGAAAGTGGAAGAAAATTAGAAATCACAACCAATCGAGAGGCAGTTGTTTTATTTACAGGAACAGGAATGACAAGTAATCATTTAGTGAATGGAGTTCCTCTACAATCAGAACAAGGCTTAGCGATTGAATGCCAAGAAGTTCCAGATGCTCACCATAATTTATTATCGAATATTGAATATTCTAAAGAAGAATCTCTATATAAATGGACAAATTACCAGTTTAGCATATAG
- a CDS encoding LacI family DNA-binding transcriptional regulator: protein MGVTIKDVAKRAGVATSTVSRTIKDNPNISQATKDKVRKAMQELGYVPNVAAQNLANRWTKNIGLILPPASSEDQKEHSETERIKNPFFMDIITQISQYLNEEQYTATIAAEDTMEKLLKVVQIMHQQKRVDGFILLYSAENDKITRYLLENQIPFVMLGMPTQYENEIRYVDNDNISVGRTATQYLIEKGHEKVGFVGFRNHEPVHLERFEGYFLEMKRQKLQPMEGFDVRDPKQVQEFVSALQDGKFTAIVVSDDILAVKLIPLLATYGYKVGENFSCISINNSIFSTLYHPYLTTVDIHVQELAKQSAKLIIDVLKNPELSLTKYIIPHHIVVRETVIPNKK from the coding sequence ATGGGAGTTACAATTAAAGATGTAGCGAAAAGAGCTGGAGTCGCAACGTCTACAGTTTCAAGAACAATTAAAGATAATCCCAATATTTCACAAGCTACAAAGGATAAAGTACGAAAAGCAATGCAGGAATTAGGTTATGTACCAAACGTAGCTGCGCAAAATTTAGCAAATCGATGGACAAAAAATATAGGATTAATTTTGCCACCTGCAAGTTCGGAAGATCAAAAAGAACATTCAGAAACAGAACGAATTAAAAATCCATTTTTTATGGATATCATTACACAGATTAGTCAATATTTAAACGAAGAACAATATACTGCTACTATCGCTGCAGAAGATACAATGGAGAAATTACTAAAAGTAGTTCAAATTATGCATCAACAAAAGCGAGTAGACGGATTTATTTTATTATACTCTGCTGAAAATGATAAAATTACTCGTTATTTACTAGAAAATCAAATTCCTTTTGTAATGTTAGGGATGCCAACTCAGTATGAAAATGAAATTCGTTACGTAGATAATGATAATATTTCTGTTGGTAGAACAGCAACACAGTATTTGATTGAGAAGGGACATGAAAAAGTGGGATTTGTAGGTTTCCGTAATCATGAACCTGTACATTTGGAAAGATTTGAAGGCTACTTCTTAGAAATGAAGCGTCAAAAATTACAGCCTATGGAAGGATTTGATGTTCGAGATCCTAAACAAGTACAAGAATTTGTATCAGCATTACAAGATGGGAAATTTACAGCTATTGTTGTTAGTGATGATATTTTAGCAGTAAAATTGATTCCTTTATTAGCTACTTATGGATATAAAGTAGGAGAGAACTTTTCTTGCATTAGTATTAACAACTCTATCTTTTCTACTTTATATCATCCATATCTAACTACTGTTGATATTCATGTTCAAGAATTAGCAAAACAAAGCGCAAAATTGATTATAGATGTTCTAAAGAATCCAGAACTTTCTTTGACAAAATATATTATCCCACATCATATTGTGGTTAGAGAAACAGTAATTCCAAATAAAAAATAA
- a CDS encoding PTS sugar transporter subunit IIA — MFDFLKRKNKHKEELYAIAEGTLIPLEEVPDEVFSSKMMGDGFAIRPANGEIYAPLNGTIKTLFPTKHAVGIESENGIEVLLHFGIDTVELEGKPFEVYVQEGDQVTKDTKLATMNLEEIAEAGKNSELMVIFTNPGQIEELSIHPNHTVSVKESIGEITLN, encoded by the coding sequence ATGTTTGACTTTTTAAAACGTAAAAATAAACATAAAGAAGAATTATATGCTATTGCTGAAGGAACATTAATTCCGTTAGAGGAAGTCCCAGATGAAGTATTTTCTAGTAAAATGATGGGAGATGGATTTGCTATTCGACCAGCCAACGGAGAAATTTATGCTCCACTAAATGGTACAATCAAAACTTTATTCCCTACAAAACATGCAGTTGGAATTGAATCTGAAAATGGAATTGAAGTGTTACTACATTTTGGGATTGACACTGTAGAATTGGAAGGAAAACCTTTTGAAGTTTATGTTCAAGAAGGAGATCAAGTTACAAAAGATACTAAATTGGCTACTATGAATCTGGAAGAAATTGCAGAAGCAGGTAAAAATAGCGAATTAATGGTTATTTTTACAAATCCTGGTCAAATCGAAGAATTATCAATTCATCCAAATCATACTGTATCTGTTAAAGAATCAATCGGCGAAATCACATTAAATTAA
- a CDS encoding conjugated bile salt MFS transporter encodes MSEKKKMDAKHMMIVFGCMLLQAIPYGLAQNVPPLFIHYLHTDFSFSLANVGLIFTVGAVASSLVSPFGGAFYSKFSTRMVMFCAMLVSCVGLFMNAFVTTLPMYFLANAIIQIGCVVYSGLGVPYLIGTWFDEKTKAQALGVAFAGGSIGNFFLQPIFANLLHKYAVNSVDGLHHVYLIAAIAALVVGCVVLLFIIRDHKVATAQNANASAEAKEETTQLQGIGAANVRKLSSFWILACGMFFIGLNISAQSSQYANFFDALHIPAAIVGTVGSTFAIACLIGNVSGGVLFAKLGVFHSALIAFVLQTLSCLTMIALYFTHMSWLGYIWAALYGLTVFIYMSGPAIIIQDLFGMRESSESLGLFSIFFAVGFAVGNFVFGLVVDKAGYLSAWIMTLVFIVIGYLILCAMIKKIQGKDYAHMNSLPTK; translated from the coding sequence ATGTCGGAAAAAAAGAAAATGGATGCTAAACATATGATGATAGTTTTCGGATGTATGTTATTACAAGCGATTCCTTATGGGCTTGCTCAAAACGTACCGCCACTATTTATTCACTATCTTCATACAGACTTTAGTTTTAGTTTAGCAAATGTCGGTTTAATCTTTACAGTAGGGGCTGTCGCTTCTTCATTAGTTTCTCCTTTTGGTGGAGCGTTCTACAGTAAATTCTCTACTCGTATGGTTATGTTTTGTGCAATGTTAGTTTCTTGTGTAGGTTTGTTTATGAATGCCTTTGTAACAACATTACCTATGTATTTCTTAGCGAATGCCATTATCCAAATTGGTTGTGTTGTTTATTCAGGTTTAGGGGTACCTTACTTAATCGGTACTTGGTTTGATGAAAAGACAAAAGCACAAGCATTAGGTGTAGCTTTTGCTGGAGGTTCAATTGGTAATTTCTTCTTACAACCTATTTTCGCTAACTTATTACACAAATACGCAGTAAATAGCGTAGATGGATTACATCATGTTTACTTAATTGCTGCGATTGCTGCTTTAGTTGTTGGATGTGTAGTATTATTATTCATTATCCGCGATCATAAAGTTGCTACAGCTCAAAATGCGAACGCTTCTGCTGAAGCAAAAGAAGAAACGACTCAATTACAAGGTATTGGTGCTGCCAATGTTCGTAAATTATCTTCTTTCTGGATTTTAGCTTGTGGTATGTTCTTTATCGGATTAAACATTTCTGCACAATCTTCACAATACGCAAACTTCTTTGATGCTTTGCATATTCCAGCAGCAATTGTAGGTACAGTAGGTTCTACTTTTGCGATTGCATGTTTAATTGGTAACGTAAGTGGTGGTGTGTTATTCGCTAAATTAGGTGTATTCCACTCTGCATTAATCGCTTTTGTATTACAAACATTATCATGTTTAACAATGATTGCTCTTTACTTTACACATATGAGTTGGTTAGGATATATTTGGGCTGCTTTATATGGATTAACAGTATTCATTTATATGTCAGGTCCAGCGATTATTATCCAAGACTTATTCGGTATGCGTGAATCAAGTGAATCATTGGGATTATTCAGTATTTTCTTTGCTGTCGGATTTGCGGTTGGTAACTTTGTCTTTGGTTTAGTAGTAGACAAAGCAGGTTACTTATCAGCTTGGATCATGACATTAGTATTTATCGTTATCGGATACTTAATCTTATGCGCAATGATTAAGAAAATTCAAGGTAAAGATTATGCTCATATGAATTCATTACCAACAAAATAG
- a CDS encoding bifunctional metallophosphatase/5'-nucleotidase yields MKKVVLLSSALLATFILSGCGQEKKEEKKENAAQENIPVQVLAINDFHGAIDTTSTLHQLDGSEVKDAGLVARMATVLNNAQKDFEKQYHATKDQTIRVESGDLVGASPAASSLLQDEPVIKIMNKLHFNVGTLGNHEFDEGLPEFNRLLTNKEWDGNHPMTKEAVQNYKQGPNHMQLVVSNVETTKGKVPFQWKPYTTVEVKDKEGKSAKIGFIGVVTPELKTLTMSKNLKGYKILDPAKQIVKYSKELEKQDVKAICVLAHTAAGNNKDGSKTETEKMLDQVKKLDPKTSVDAVFAGHDHQLQNKTYQDILVTESANQGKAVMNIVGEIDPKTKDFSSTPKAKVIPVDDKVKPDQEIEKLVKEAEKEVQPIVSKKVAVTKDKKEISEECNTNAESALGDLITDGQLAMAKKEGFHPQVAITNTGGIRANLGVDKKGTITWGSAQAVQPFGNILQVVEISGENIRKAVERSLQQPDALTLQFSGLTYTAIKDGKDKKLKEIRIQDQPLNDKKTYQVVLNDFLCGGGDGYTSLAHNKIIGSLGTDTDVFIEHLQKTKEVSAPKTNRKELQK; encoded by the coding sequence ATGAAAAAGGTAGTTTTGTTATCTAGTGCTTTATTAGCAACATTTATTTTGTCTGGATGTGGACAAGAGAAGAAAGAAGAAAAGAAAGAAAATGCTGCTCAGGAAAATATTCCTGTACAAGTTCTAGCAATCAATGATTTTCATGGCGCAATTGATACCACAAGTACATTACATCAGTTAGATGGCAGTGAAGTGAAAGATGCTGGTTTAGTAGCAAGAATGGCTACAGTATTAAATAATGCGCAAAAGGATTTTGAAAAACAATATCATGCAACAAAAGATCAAACCATTCGAGTAGAATCTGGAGATCTTGTTGGTGCAAGTCCTGCTGCTTCTAGCTTATTACAAGACGAACCAGTGATTAAAATTATGAATAAACTTCATTTTAATGTAGGTACCTTAGGAAATCATGAATTTGATGAAGGACTACCCGAGTTTAATCGTCTATTAACCAATAAAGAATGGGATGGAAATCATCCAATGACAAAAGAAGCTGTACAAAATTATAAACAAGGTCCAAACCATATGCAGCTTGTTGTTTCAAATGTCGAAACAACAAAAGGAAAGGTTCCATTCCAATGGAAACCTTATACTACCGTTGAAGTGAAGGACAAAGAAGGAAAATCAGCTAAAATTGGTTTCATTGGTGTAGTGACTCCAGAATTAAAAACATTAACGATGTCGAAAAATTTAAAAGGATATAAAATCCTTGATCCAGCAAAACAAATTGTGAAATATTCAAAAGAGTTAGAAAAACAAGATGTTAAAGCCATTTGTGTCTTGGCTCACACTGCAGCTGGGAATAATAAAGATGGGTCTAAAACAGAAACAGAAAAAATGCTAGATCAAGTGAAAAAATTAGATCCAAAAACATCTGTTGATGCTGTATTTGCTGGTCATGATCATCAATTACAAAATAAAACTTATCAAGATATTTTAGTTACTGAGTCTGCAAATCAAGGGAAAGCAGTAATGAATATTGTTGGAGAAATCGATCCAAAAACAAAAGATTTCTCTTCAACACCAAAAGCAAAAGTTATTCCAGTTGATGATAAAGTAAAACCAGACCAAGAGATTGAAAAATTAGTAAAAGAAGCTGAAAAAGAAGTACAACCTATCGTTAGCAAAAAAGTAGCAGTAACGAAAGATAAAAAAGAAATTTCTGAAGAATGCAATACTAATGCAGAATCTGCACTAGGAGATTTAATCACTGATGGTCAATTAGCGATGGCGAAAAAAGAAGGATTCCATCCGCAGGTAGCGATTACTAATACAGGTGGGATTCGCGCTAATCTAGGTGTAGATAAAAAAGGAACGATTACATGGGGAAGTGCTCAAGCGGTTCAACCTTTTGGCAATATCCTTCAAGTCGTTGAAATTTCTGGAGAAAATATTAGAAAAGCAGTAGAACGCTCATTACAACAACCAGATGCGTTAACTCTACAATTTTCAGGATTAACATATACTGCCATTAAAGACGGTAAAGATAAAAAATTAAAAGAAATTCGTATTCAAGATCAACCACTAAATGATAAAAAGACTTATCAAGTAGTATTAAATGACTTTTTATGTGGTGGAGGAGATGGTTATACTTCTCTAGCACATAACAAAATTATTGGTAGTCTAGGAACAGATACTGATGTATTTATTGAGCATTTACAAAAAACAAAGGAAGTATCTGCTCCAAAAACAAATCGTAAAGAATTACAAAAATAA